Proteins encoded together in one Streptomyces sp. NBC_01216 window:
- a CDS encoding phosphatidylinositol mannoside acyltransferase — protein MSGLGDRLTDGLYGLGWATVKKLPEPVAAGLGRRIADFAWKRRGRSVLRLESNLARVVPDATPQRLAELSRAGMRSYMRYWMESFRLPTWSRERVEGGVDIKDVHHLEEGLASGRGVILALPHLANWDLAGVWVTRSLGVPFTTVAERLKPESLYDRFVAYRESLGMEVLPHTGGSAFGTLARRLRAGGLICLVADRDLSANGTEVTFFGDTARMPAGPAMLAQQTGALLLPVTLWYEESPVMKGRVYAPVDVPETGTRAEKTSVMTQALADAFATGIADHPEDWHMLQRLWLADLEERGEDRTA, from the coding sequence GTGAGCGGCCTCGGGGACCGGCTGACCGACGGCCTCTACGGGCTCGGCTGGGCGACCGTCAAGAAGCTGCCGGAGCCGGTGGCGGCCGGACTCGGCCGCCGGATCGCCGACTTCGCGTGGAAGCGCCGCGGCAGGAGCGTGCTGCGCCTGGAGTCCAACCTGGCCCGCGTGGTGCCGGACGCCACCCCCCAGCGGCTCGCCGAGCTGTCCAGGGCCGGCATGCGCTCGTACATGCGCTACTGGATGGAGTCCTTCCGGCTGCCCACCTGGAGCAGGGAGCGGGTCGAAGGCGGCGTCGACATCAAGGACGTCCACCACCTGGAGGAAGGTCTCGCCTCCGGGCGGGGCGTCATTCTCGCGCTGCCGCACCTGGCCAACTGGGACCTCGCCGGCGTGTGGGTGACCCGTTCCCTCGGGGTGCCCTTCACCACCGTGGCGGAGCGGCTCAAGCCGGAGTCGCTCTACGACCGGTTCGTGGCCTATCGCGAGTCGCTCGGCATGGAGGTCCTGCCGCACACCGGGGGCTCCGCCTTCGGCACCCTGGCCCGCCGGCTGCGGGCCGGCGGGCTGATCTGCCTGGTCGCCGACCGCGACCTGTCGGCCAACGGCACGGAGGTCACCTTCTTCGGCGACACGGCGCGCATGCCCGCCGGTCCGGCGATGCTGGCCCAGCAGACCGGTGCCCTGCTGCTGCCGGTGACCCTCTGGTACGAGGAGTCGCCGGTGATGAAGGGACGGGTGTACGCACCCGTCGACGTGCCCGAGACGGGCACGCGGGCCGAGAAGACGTCCGTGATGACCCAGGCGCTGGCCGACGCGTTCGCCACCGGCATCGCCGACCACCCGGAGGACTGGCACATGCTGCAACGACTGTGGCTCGCCGACCTGGAGGAGCGCGGGGAGGACCGGACCGCGTGA
- a CDS encoding glycosyltransferase family 4 protein, with the protein MRIGIVCPYSWDVPGGVQFHIRDLAEHLIRLGHEVSVLAPADDETPLPPYVVSAGRAVPVPYNGSVARLNFGFLSAARVRRWLHDGTFDVIHIHEPASPSLGLLSCWAAQGPIVATFHTSNPRSRAMIAAYPILQPALEKISARIAVSEYARRTLVEHLGGDAVVIPNGVDVDFFARAEPRKEWQGGTLGFIGRIDEPRKGLPVLMRALPRILAERPGSRLLVAGRGDEEEAVASLPSEMRSRVEFLGMVSDEDKARLLRSVDVYVAPNTGGESFGIILVEAMSAGAPVLASDLDAFAQVLDQGGAGELFANEDADALADAAVRLLADEERRTELRTRGSAHVRRFDWSTVAADILAVYETVTDGAASVAADERTGLRARFGLARDQGAAR; encoded by the coding sequence GTGAGGATCGGCATCGTCTGCCCCTATTCCTGGGACGTGCCCGGTGGCGTCCAGTTCCACATCCGCGACCTCGCCGAGCACCTGATCCGGCTCGGGCACGAGGTCTCCGTCCTCGCCCCCGCCGACGACGAGACGCCGCTGCCCCCGTACGTCGTCTCGGCGGGCCGGGCCGTGCCGGTGCCGTACAACGGCTCCGTGGCACGGCTCAACTTCGGCTTCCTGTCGGCCGCCCGCGTCCGGCGCTGGCTCCACGACGGCACCTTCGACGTCATTCACATCCACGAGCCGGCTTCCCCGTCGCTCGGGCTGCTGAGCTGTTGGGCGGCGCAGGGCCCGATCGTGGCCACGTTCCACACCTCGAACCCGCGCTCGCGGGCGATGATCGCCGCGTACCCGATCCTCCAGCCGGCGCTGGAGAAGATCAGCGCGCGGATCGCGGTCAGCGAGTACGCCCGGCGCACGCTGGTGGAACACCTCGGCGGCGACGCGGTCGTCATCCCCAACGGCGTCGACGTCGACTTCTTCGCGCGCGCCGAACCCAGGAAGGAATGGCAGGGCGGGACACTCGGCTTCATCGGACGCATCGACGAGCCCCGCAAGGGCCTGCCGGTGCTCATGAGGGCCCTGCCCAGGATCCTCGCGGAACGTCCCGGCAGCCGGCTCCTGGTGGCCGGGCGCGGCGACGAGGAGGAGGCCGTCGCCTCCCTGCCGTCCGAGATGCGGTCACGCGTCGAGTTCCTCGGCATGGTCAGCGACGAGGACAAGGCGCGGCTGCTGCGCAGTGTCGACGTGTACGTCGCCCCGAACACCGGGGGCGAGAGCTTCGGCATCATCCTCGTCGAGGCCATGTCGGCGGGCGCGCCGGTACTCGCCTCCGACCTGGACGCCTTCGCCCAGGTGCTCGACCAGGGCGGAGCGGGCGAGCTGTTCGCCAACGAGGACGCCGACGCGCTGGCCGACGCGGCCGTCAGGCTGCTGGCGGACGAGGAGCGGCGGACCGAACTGCGGACCAGGGGCAGCGCGCACGTGCGGCGCTTCGACTGGTCGACCGTGGCCGCGGACATCCTGGCGGTGTACGAGACGGTCACGGACGGGGCGGCCTCGGTAGCGGCGGACGAGCGCACCGGCCTGCGGGCCAGGTTCGGCCTGGCACGGGACCAGGGCGCCGCGCGCTGA
- the pdxS gene encoding pyridoxal 5'-phosphate synthase lyase subunit PdxS produces the protein MSTTLPNTPQSADSSATGTSRVKRGMAEQLKGGVIMDVVNAEQAKIAEDAGAVAVMALERVPADIRKDGGVARMSDPNMIEEIIGAVSIPVMAKSRIGHFVEAQVLQSLGVDYIDESEVLTPADEVNHSDKWAFTTPFVCGATNLGEALRRIAEGAAMIRSKGEAGTGNVVEAVRHLRQIKNEIAKLRGFDNNELFAAAKDLRAPYELVKEVAELGKLPVVLFSAGGVATPADAALMRQLGAEGVFVGSGIFKSGDPAKRAAAIVKATTFYDDPKVIADASRNLGEAMVGINCDTLPEAERYANRGW, from the coding sequence GTGTCCACCACGCTTCCCAACACCCCCCAGTCCGCAGACTCCTCGGCGACGGGTACCTCCCGCGTCAAGCGCGGCATGGCCGAGCAGCTCAAGGGCGGCGTGATCATGGACGTGGTCAACGCCGAGCAGGCGAAGATCGCCGAGGACGCCGGTGCCGTGGCCGTCATGGCCCTGGAGCGCGTCCCCGCCGACATCCGCAAGGACGGCGGCGTCGCCCGCATGTCGGACCCCAACATGATCGAAGAGATCATCGGCGCCGTCTCCATCCCGGTCATGGCCAAGTCCCGCATCGGCCACTTCGTGGAGGCCCAGGTCCTCCAGTCCCTCGGCGTCGACTACATCGACGAGTCCGAGGTCCTGACCCCGGCCGACGAGGTCAACCACTCCGACAAGTGGGCCTTCACCACCCCCTTCGTCTGCGGCGCCACCAACCTCGGCGAGGCCCTGCGCCGCATCGCCGAGGGCGCGGCCATGATCCGCTCCAAGGGCGAGGCCGGCACCGGCAACGTCGTCGAGGCGGTCCGCCACCTGCGCCAGATCAAGAACGAGATCGCCAAGCTGCGCGGCTTCGACAACAACGAGCTCTTCGCGGCGGCCAAGGACCTGCGCGCTCCTTACGAGCTCGTCAAGGAGGTCGCCGAGCTCGGCAAGCTCCCGGTCGTGCTCTTCTCCGCCGGTGGCGTCGCCACCCCCGCCGACGCCGCGCTGATGCGCCAGCTGGGTGCCGAGGGCGTCTTCGTCGGCTCCGGCATCTTCAAGTCCGGTGACCCGGCCAAGCGTGCCGCCGCCATCGTGAAGGCCACCACCTTCTACGACGACCCGAAGGTCATCGCGGACGCCTCCCGCAACCTGGGCGAGGCCATGGTCGGCATCAACTGCGACACCCTGCCCGAGGCCGAGCGCTACGCGAACCGGGGCTGGTGA
- the pdxT gene encoding pyridoxal 5'-phosphate synthase glutaminase subunit PdxT, which yields MTTPVIGVLALQGDVREHLIALAAADAVARPVRRPEELAEVDGLVVPGGESTTISKLAHLFGLMAPLRERIAAGMPVYGSCAGLIMLADKILDPRSGQETFGGVDMIVRRNAFGRQNESFEAAVAVAGIEDGPVEGVFIRAPWVESVGAEVEVLAEHGGHIVAVRQGNALATSFHPELTGDHRVHALFVDMVRAAG from the coding sequence ATGACCACTCCCGTGATCGGTGTCCTGGCTCTCCAGGGCGACGTACGGGAGCACCTGATCGCCCTGGCCGCGGCTGACGCCGTGGCCAGGCCGGTCCGGCGCCCCGAGGAGCTGGCCGAGGTCGACGGCCTGGTCGTACCGGGCGGCGAGTCCACCACCATCTCGAAGCTGGCCCACCTGTTCGGCCTCATGGCGCCGCTGCGCGAGCGCATCGCCGCCGGGATGCCGGTCTACGGCAGCTGCGCCGGCCTGATCATGCTCGCCGACAAGATCCTCGACCCGCGCTCGGGCCAGGAGACCTTCGGCGGCGTCGACATGATCGTCCGCCGCAACGCCTTCGGCCGCCAGAACGAGTCCTTCGAGGCCGCCGTCGCGGTCGCCGGGATCGAGGACGGCCCGGTCGAGGGTGTCTTCATCCGCGCCCCCTGGGTCGAGTCCGTCGGAGCCGAGGTCGAGGTGCTCGCCGAGCACGGCGGCCACATCGTCGCCGTACGGCAGGGCAACGCCCTGGCGACCTCGTTCCACCCCGAACTGACCGGTGACCACCGCGTCCACGCCCTGTTCGTCGACATGGTGCGCGCCGCGGGGTGA
- a CDS encoding YebC/PmpR family DNA-binding transcriptional regulator encodes MSGHSKWATTKHKKAVIDAKRGKLFAKLIKNIEVAARTGGADLDGNPTLFDAVQKAKKSSVPNKNIDSAIKRGGGLEAGGVDYETIMYEGYGPNGVAVLIECLTDNRNRAASDVRVAMTRNGGSMADPGSVSYLFNRKGVVVLPKGELTEDDVLGAVLDAGAEEVNDLGESFEVISEATDMVAVRTALQEAGIDYDSADSNFVPTMQVELDEEGARKIFKLIDALEDSDDVQNVFANFDVSDEVMAKVDA; translated from the coding sequence ATGTCCGGCCACTCTAAATGGGCTACGACGAAGCACAAGAAGGCCGTGATCGACGCCAAGCGCGGCAAGCTCTTCGCGAAGCTGATCAAGAACATCGAGGTCGCGGCCCGCACCGGCGGTGCCGACCTGGACGGCAACCCCACACTGTTCGACGCCGTCCAGAAGGCCAAGAAGAGCTCGGTTCCGAACAAGAACATCGACTCGGCGATCAAGCGCGGCGGCGGCCTCGAGGCCGGCGGCGTGGACTACGAGACGATCATGTATGAGGGCTACGGCCCGAACGGTGTCGCGGTGCTCATCGAGTGCCTCACCGACAACCGCAACCGCGCTGCCTCCGACGTCCGTGTCGCCATGACCCGCAACGGCGGTTCCATGGCCGACCCGGGCTCGGTGTCGTACCTGTTCAACCGCAAGGGCGTCGTCGTCCTGCCCAAGGGCGAGCTGACCGAGGACGACGTCCTCGGCGCGGTGCTCGACGCGGGCGCCGAGGAGGTCAACGACCTCGGCGAGAGCTTCGAGGTCATCAGCGAGGCCACCGACATGGTCGCGGTCCGCACCGCCCTCCAGGAGGCCGGCATCGACTACGACTCCGCCGACTCCAACTTCGTGCCGACCATGCAGGTCGAACTCGACGAGGAGGGCGCGCGGAAGATCTTCAAGCTGATCGACGCGCTGGAGGACAGCGACGACGTCCAGAACGTCTTCGCGAACTTCGACGTCAGCGACGAGGTCATGGCGAAGGTCGACGCCTGA
- the ruvC gene encoding crossover junction endodeoxyribonuclease RuvC, with amino-acid sequence MRVLGVDPGLTRCGIGVVEGVAGRPLAMLGVGVVRTAADDDIGRRLVGIERGIEEWLDRYTPGLVAVERVFSQHNVRTVMGTAQASAVAMLCASRRGIPVALHTPSEVKAAVTGSGRADKAQVGAMVTRILRLSAPPRPADAADALALAICHIWRSPAQNRLQQAVAQHASAVKGRTR; translated from the coding sequence GTGCGCGTACTCGGGGTGGACCCCGGTCTGACCCGGTGCGGTATCGGCGTCGTCGAGGGCGTCGCCGGCCGGCCCCTCGCCATGCTCGGCGTCGGCGTGGTCCGGACCGCGGCGGACGACGACATCGGCCGGCGGCTGGTGGGGATCGAGCGCGGCATCGAGGAGTGGCTCGACCGCTACACACCCGGACTGGTCGCCGTGGAGCGGGTGTTCAGCCAGCACAACGTCCGCACCGTGATGGGGACGGCGCAGGCCAGCGCGGTCGCCATGCTCTGCGCCTCCCGCCGGGGCATCCCGGTCGCCCTGCACACCCCCAGCGAGGTCAAGGCCGCCGTCACCGGCAGCGGCCGGGCCGACAAGGCCCAGGTCGGAGCGATGGTGACCCGCATCCTGCGGCTCTCCGCCCCGCCCAGGCCGGCCGACGCGGCCGACGCCCTCGCCCTGGCCATCTGTCACATCTGGCGGTCCCCCGCCCAGAACCGTCTCCAGCAGGCGGTCGCCCAGCACGCCTCCGCAGTGAAAGGCCGGACCCGATGA
- the ruvA gene encoding Holliday junction branch migration protein RuvA, with product MIAFVSGRVAALAPTTAVIEVGGVGMAVQCAPNTLAELRTGQEARLATSLVVREDSLTLYGFADDDERQVFELLQTASGVGPRLAQAMLGVHSPDALRLAVSTGDEKALTAVPGIGKKGAQKLLLELKDKLGTPLGSGGTAGARPPAVSGPPPWTEQLTAALIGLGYASREAEEAVTAVTPQAEASLAASGAAPVPQLLRAALQTLNRAR from the coding sequence ATGATCGCCTTTGTGAGCGGCCGGGTGGCCGCCCTCGCCCCCACCACGGCCGTGATCGAGGTCGGCGGCGTCGGCATGGCCGTGCAGTGCGCGCCGAACACCCTCGCGGAACTGAGGACCGGTCAGGAAGCGCGCCTCGCCACCTCCTTGGTGGTCCGGGAGGACTCCCTCACGCTGTACGGCTTCGCGGACGACGACGAGCGGCAGGTATTCGAACTCCTGCAGACCGCCAGCGGCGTCGGCCCCCGCCTCGCCCAGGCCATGCTCGGCGTGCACAGCCCCGACGCCCTGCGCCTCGCCGTCTCCACCGGTGACGAGAAGGCGCTGACCGCCGTCCCCGGCATCGGCAAGAAGGGAGCCCAGAAGCTGCTCCTCGAACTCAAGGACAAGCTCGGCACCCCGCTGGGCAGCGGCGGCACGGCCGGTGCGCGGCCCCCCGCGGTGTCCGGGCCGCCGCCGTGGACCGAGCAGCTGACGGCCGCGCTGATCGGTCTCGGATACGCCTCCCGCGAGGCGGAGGAGGCGGTGACGGCGGTGACGCCACAGGCCGAGGCGTCCCTCGCCGCGTCCGGTGCCGCGCCCGTACCGCAGCTGCTGCGGGCCGCCCTCCAGACGCTCAACCGCGCCCGCTAG
- the ruvB gene encoding Holliday junction branch migration DNA helicase RuvB → MNWDDETDPAAEDRIVGASAEGDDQAVEAALRPKDLGEFVGQEKVRQQLDLVLKAARQRGATADHVLLSGAPGLGKTTLSMIIAAEMNAPIRITSGPAIQHAGDLAAILSSLQEGEILFLDEIHRMSRPAEEMLYMAMEDFRVDVIVGKGPGATAIPLELPPFTLVGATTRAGLLPPPLRDRFGFTGHMEFYEPAELERVVHRSAGLLDVEIDPAGAAEIAGRSRGTPRIANRLLRRVRDYAQVKADGVITAAIAAAALAVYEVDSRGLDRLDHAVLRALLKLFGGGPVGLSTLAVAVGEERETVEEVAEPFLVREGLLARTPRGRVATPAAWAHLGLVPPQAGGAGVPGSGQQGLFGA, encoded by the coding sequence GTGAACTGGGACGACGAGACGGACCCGGCAGCCGAGGACCGGATCGTCGGCGCCTCGGCCGAAGGCGACGACCAGGCCGTCGAGGCGGCTCTGCGCCCCAAGGACCTCGGCGAGTTCGTGGGCCAGGAGAAGGTCCGCCAGCAGCTCGACCTGGTCCTCAAGGCGGCCCGGCAGCGCGGTGCGACCGCCGACCACGTGCTGCTCTCCGGCGCCCCCGGCCTCGGCAAGACCACCCTGTCGATGATCATCGCGGCCGAGATGAACGCCCCGATCCGGATCACCTCGGGCCCCGCCATCCAGCACGCCGGCGACCTCGCCGCCATCCTCTCCTCCCTCCAGGAGGGCGAGATCCTCTTCCTGGACGAGATCCACCGCATGTCCCGGCCCGCCGAGGAGATGCTCTACATGGCGATGGAGGACTTCCGCGTCGACGTCATCGTCGGCAAGGGTCCGGGCGCCACCGCCATCCCGCTGGAACTGCCGCCCTTCACCCTGGTCGGCGCCACCACCCGCGCGGGCCTGCTGCCACCCCCGCTGCGCGACCGCTTCGGCTTCACCGGTCACATGGAGTTCTACGAACCGGCCGAACTCGAACGCGTCGTCCACCGCTCCGCGGGACTGCTCGACGTCGAGATCGACCCCGCGGGCGCCGCCGAGATCGCCGGCCGCTCCCGCGGCACGCCGCGCATCGCCAACCGGCTCCTGCGCCGGGTCCGCGACTACGCCCAGGTCAAGGCGGACGGAGTGATCACCGCCGCGATCGCCGCAGCCGCCCTCGCCGTCTACGAGGTCGACAGCCGCGGCCTCGACCGCCTCGACCACGCCGTCCTGCGGGCGCTGCTCAAGCTCTTCGGCGGCGGACCGGTCGGTCTCTCCACCCTCGCGGTCGCGGTCGGGGAGGAACGCGAGACGGTCGAGGAGGTCGCCGAGCCCTTCCTCGTACGCGAGGGCCTGCTGGCCCGCACGCCCCGTGGCCGGGTCGCTACGCCCGCCGCATGGGCGCATCTCGGACTCGTTCCGCCGCAGGCAGGCGGCGCGGGCGTGCCAGGAAGCGGACAACAGGGGCTCTTCGGGGCGTGA